One genomic segment of Mesoterricola silvestris includes these proteins:
- a CDS encoding peptidoglycan DD-metalloendopeptidase family protein, with the protein MIPALLLPAVLAALPFRASPVPGGVALVAVPGPKASYHGEPVLVRKGARGWEAVVGIPLSAKPGPDQVDAAGAPVPFTIRDKRYPEQHVTLKNTRQVNPSPEDEARIAREAALSKPAWVAWPEGLTPTLEFQRPTAGALTSSFGLRRFFNGEPRAPHSGLDIKAGAGQLVRAPAAGVVVLTGDFFFSGNAVYLAHGEGVVSLFAHLSKVLVKEGQVLKPGDPLGRVGSTGRATGPHLHWSLSLNNARIDPRIFLR; encoded by the coding sequence ATGATCCCGGCCCTGCTGCTCCCCGCCGTCCTCGCCGCGCTGCCCTTCAGGGCCTCGCCCGTGCCCGGGGGCGTGGCCCTGGTGGCGGTGCCCGGCCCCAAGGCCTCGTACCACGGCGAGCCCGTCCTGGTGCGCAAGGGCGCCCGCGGGTGGGAGGCGGTGGTGGGCATCCCGCTCTCCGCCAAACCCGGCCCCGATCAGGTGGACGCCGCCGGAGCCCCGGTGCCCTTCACCATCCGGGACAAGCGCTACCCCGAACAGCACGTCACCCTCAAGAACACCCGCCAGGTGAACCCGTCCCCCGAGGACGAGGCCCGCATCGCCCGCGAGGCCGCCCTGTCCAAGCCCGCCTGGGTGGCCTGGCCCGAGGGCCTCACCCCCACCCTGGAATTCCAGCGCCCCACCGCCGGCGCCCTCACGTCCTCCTTCGGCCTGCGCCGTTTCTTCAACGGCGAGCCCCGCGCCCCCCACTCCGGCCTGGACATCAAGGCCGGCGCCGGCCAACTGGTGCGGGCCCCCGCCGCCGGCGTGGTGGTGCTCACCGGCGACTTCTTCTTCAGCGGCAACGCCGTGTACCTGGCCCACGGCGAAGGCGTGGTGAGCCTCTTCGCCCACCTCTCGAAGGTGCTCGTGAAGGAAGGCCAGGTCCTAAAACCCGGCGACCCCCTGGGCCGCGTCGGCAGCACCGGCCGCGCCACCGGCCCCCACCTCCACTGGTCCCTCAGCCTCAACAACGCCCGCATCGACCCCCGGATCTTCCTGCGGTAG
- a CDS encoding ABC transporter substrate-binding protein: MIRPPAKPWFTLGLCGLLALGLAAARNLARPRYVPPSRVEDAVLRIAINLTPNTLDWNLSSDFSPPNYTVARATMRGLYTWNASQELVLDVARSCDVNDPGRPRTYTFHLRDDVFWSDGAPLRAEDFVLGWRRALDGKESKYFSDIVGVRDYLALPPGPGREGALARVGFRALDPRTFQVSLAAPRTYFPGYLAGVYAFYPAPSHRLQGLTEERIRAYYRRTAGGDPLALGPYRIREWNRLDESIDLELNPHYPALSGRVPRVLLFPSDLATMLYDQGRVDFNFLDDGPSTFRHPADRRQAALWSTFWMGLSTRLLPLDVRRAIAMALDRKALGEHVLPRFRAASQLLPEGFPGRLREGDPRLGALPPLDRAEARRLVARAGWTGRELTLAYHENGTFLPEAALAEGVRVQLAQVGLRVRLVGTRSMAEEMLTPDRRARHELHFRRTGADFPHPQEFLLPFTYGGDPAQDNGSYTGFEAGGAGPAYRRFEREAQATAEVGPAAMADHAWEAQRILLAEEVALVPLFYPDRYFRTRPWLRELTIDPFNFIDFTRLTCSLPVKP, encoded by the coding sequence ATGATCCGTCCCCCGGCCAAACCCTGGTTCACCCTGGGCCTCTGCGGCCTCCTGGCGCTGGGCCTGGCCGCGGCCCGGAACCTCGCGCGGCCGCGGTACGTTCCCCCTTCCCGGGTGGAGGACGCGGTGCTGCGCATCGCCATCAACCTCACCCCCAACACCCTGGACTGGAACCTGAGCAGCGACTTCAGCCCGCCCAACTACACCGTCGCCCGCGCCACCATGCGGGGCCTCTACACCTGGAACGCCTCCCAGGAACTGGTGCTGGACGTGGCCCGGTCCTGCGACGTGAACGACCCGGGGCGGCCCCGCACCTACACCTTCCACCTGCGGGACGACGTGTTCTGGTCCGACGGGGCCCCGCTGCGCGCCGAGGATTTCGTGCTGGGCTGGCGCCGCGCCCTGGACGGGAAGGAGAGCAAATACTTCAGCGACATCGTGGGGGTGCGGGACTACCTGGCCCTGCCCCCGGGCCCGGGGCGCGAGGGGGCCCTGGCGCGGGTGGGCTTCCGGGCCCTGGATCCCCGCACCTTCCAGGTGAGCCTGGCGGCGCCCAGGACCTACTTCCCCGGCTACCTGGCGGGGGTCTACGCCTTCTACCCCGCCCCCTCCCACCGCCTGCAGGGCCTCACCGAGGAACGGATCCGCGCCTACTACCGGCGCACCGCCGGCGGAGACCCCCTGGCCCTGGGGCCCTACCGCATCCGGGAGTGGAACCGCCTGGACGAGAGCATCGACCTCGAGCTCAACCCCCACTACCCCGCCCTGTCCGGGCGCGTCCCCCGGGTGCTGCTGTTCCCCTCGGACCTGGCCACGATGCTCTACGACCAGGGCCGGGTGGATTTCAATTTCCTGGACGACGGACCCTCCACCTTCCGGCACCCCGCGGACCGCCGCCAGGCCGCGCTGTGGAGCACCTTCTGGATGGGCCTCAGCACCCGGCTGCTCCCCCTGGACGTGCGCCGCGCCATCGCCATGGCCCTGGACCGGAAGGCCCTGGGCGAGCACGTCCTGCCACGCTTCCGCGCGGCCTCCCAGCTCCTGCCGGAGGGCTTTCCGGGGCGCCTGCGGGAGGGCGACCCCCGCCTGGGGGCCCTGCCCCCCCTGGACCGGGCCGAGGCCCGGCGCCTGGTGGCGCGGGCGGGGTGGACGGGCCGGGAGCTCACCCTGGCGTACCACGAGAACGGCACCTTCCTGCCCGAGGCGGCCCTGGCCGAGGGCGTGCGGGTCCAGCTCGCGCAGGTGGGCCTGCGGGTGCGCCTGGTGGGCACCCGCTCCATGGCCGAGGAGATGCTCACCCCGGACCGCCGGGCCCGGCACGAACTGCATTTCCGGCGCACCGGCGCCGACTTCCCCCACCCCCAGGAATTCCTCCTCCCCTTCACCTACGGCGGCGACCCCGCCCAGGACAACGGCAGCTACACCGGCTTCGAGGCCGGGGGCGCCGGCCCCGCCTACCGCCGCTTCGAGCGGGAGGCCCAGGCCACCGCGGAGGTGGGCCCCGCGGCCATGGCGGACCACGCCTGGGAGGCCCAGCGCATCCTCCTGGCCGAGGAGGTGGCCCTGGTGCCCCTCTTCTACCCGGACCGCTACTTCCGCACCCGGCCCTGGCTGCGGGAGCTCACCATCGACCCCTTCAACTTCATCGACTTCACGAGGCTCACCTGCAGCCTCCCGGTGAAGCCGTGA